One genomic region from Yarrowia lipolytica chromosome 1C, complete sequence encodes:
- a CDS encoding uncharacterized protein (Compare to YALI0C01485g, similar to uniprot|Q04174 Saccharomyces cerevisiae YOR149C SMP3 protein kinase C pathway protein, similar to Saccharomyces cerevisiae SMP3 (YOR149C); ancestral locus Anc_5.487), whose amino-acid sequence MIWNNRLILALSLLLRLHLAISPSYIHPDEHFQGPEYALGNLFDWAHETTWEFRGDSPIRSFVPLWILYTAPLSVLNFLWKGQLSPREAYWFIRAGHALAYWILGDMALDRLSDSKKSKTKTLYLVGCSYVTWSYQSHTFSNSTETLLVLWCLVIIKESQQRHSMHHQRVHKFMDAGLLGLLIVIGTWNRVTFPLWLIVPGLTYLRKYLIHNISSLILLIASVALTAFFVIHVDSVHYDLEWTITPLNSFLYNSQGHNLAEHGIHNRLTHLVSNLPVLLGPLLILLRTPSQYWKSLQFQSAISGVFFLSLFPHQEARFLMPAVPLLISCYDINAVPRRFTSAIFLLSYVFNIIMGFLMGTLHQGGVVPAQHYLSKHVDSGSHTVVYWRTYKPPSWLLGIPEGELEILDKDHPLGTNLFKRVTDEIENIQIRHKKTMVTVLDLMGSSPEYVNDVIAALAPINPLLVAPVAGLKELDLPAYKEVWKTRFHLGLDHIDGLESLEPGLVVLEVL is encoded by the coding sequence ATGATCTGGAACAACCGTCTGATTTTGGCgttgtcgctgctgctgcgcCTGCATCTCGCCATCTCGCCGTCTTACATCCACCCCGATGAGCACTTTCAGGGCCCGGAGTACGCGCTGGGCAACCTGTTTGACTGGGCCCATGAAACCACCTGGGAGTTCAGGGGCGACAGTCCCATTCGCAGCTTTGTGCCGCTATGGATCCTGTATACTGCTCCCCTGAGCGTGTTGAATTTCCTGTGGAAGGGTCAGTTGTCGCCTCGAGAAGCTTACTGGTTCATCCGAGCCGGCCACGCGCTGGCATACTGGATTCTGGGAGACATGGCTCTGGACCGATTGAGCGACAGCAAAAAGAGCAAGACCAAGACGCTGTATCTCGTGGGATGCTCCTACGTCACGTGGTCATACCAGAGCCAtaccttctccaactccacagAGACactgctggtactgtgGTGTCTTGTGATCATCAAAGAGAGCCAGCAACGGCACTCAATGCACCATCAACGTGTCCACAAGTTTATGGATGCTGGTTTGCTCGGTCTGCTTATTGTCATTGGAACCTGGAACCGAGTTACTTTCCCTCTATGGCTCATTGTTCCTGGACTGACCTACCTACGGAAGTACCTCATTCATAACATTTCGTCGCTCATACTGCTTATTGCCAGTGTAGCTCTCACGGCCTTCTTTGTCATCCATGTTGATTCAGTTCATTATGACCTTGAATGGACCATCACTCCCCTCAACTCCTTCCTGTACAATTCTCAAGGACACAATCTGGCTGAGCACGGCATTCACAACAGACTCACACACCTCGTGAGCAACCTCCCTGTGCTTCTGGGTCCTCTTCTTATTCTTCTGAGAACCCCTTCTCAATACTGGAAGTCTCTGCAGTTCCAGAGCGCCATCAGTGGTGTCTTCTTCCTGTCCTTGTTTCCCCACCAGGAGGCTAGATTCCTCATGCCGGCAGTTCCGCTCCTGATTTCCTGCTACGACATCAATGCTGTGCCAAGAAGATTTACCTCGGCTATATTCCTCCTGTCGTACGTGTTCAACATCATCATGGGCTTCCTTATGGGTACtcttcatcaaggaggagtggtTCCAGCCCAACACTACCTGTCCAAACACGTTGACAGCGGCTCGCACACAGTGGTCTACTGGAGAACATACAAACCTCCCTCGTGGCTGTTAGGTATTCCAGAGGGTGAGCTTGAGATTCTCGATAAAGACCATCCTCTAGGAACAAACCTGTTCAAAAGAGTCACGGATGAGATCGAAAACATCCAAatcagacacaaaaagaccATGGTGACGGTTCTGGATCTCATGggatcttctccagagtaTGTCAATGATGTCATTGCAGCTCTGGCACCGATTAACCCCCTCCTTGTTGCACCAGTAGCTGGTCTGAAGGAGCTAGACCTTCCCGCGTACAAGGAGGTGTGGAAGACCCGATTCCATCTTGGATTGGACCACATTGATGGGTTGGAGAGCCTGGAACCGGGTCTAGTGGTCTTGGAAGTGCTATAA